The Phlebotomus papatasi isolate M1 chromosome 3, Ppap_2.1, whole genome shotgun sequence genomic sequence TCGTTACATTTAACTTTAAAACTCGTGATCAGTAAGTTCTTAAAGCTCAATACGGGATTCCTAATCTTTGACTTGAATATCCGGAATCCTTCAGTTCTTAAGGCTCATAAGGGATCCTAATCTTTGACTTGAAAATAAATCCTTCAGTTTTAAACACTCAAAactaattctttaatttttacttaagaATCTGGAATCCTTCAGTTCTTAAGGCTCAATAAGGGATCCCTATCTTTGACTTGAAAATTCTGAATCCTTTAGTTGATAAGGTTCAATAAGGGATCCTTGTATTTGACTTAGAAATCCGGAGTCTTCATGTTCTTAAGGTTCAATAAGGGATTCTTAACTTTAACTTAAGAACTTGGAATCCTTCAGTTCTTAAGGCTCAATAAGGGATCTTTATCTTTGACTTGAAAATTCTAAATCGTTTAGTTCTTAAGGTTCAATAAGGGATCCCTAAATTTGTCTTACAAATCCGGAATCTTCTAGTTCTTAAAGTCCAATAAGGGATCCCTATCTCTGACTTAAGAACCAGGAATCCTTCAGTTCTTAAGGCTCAATAAGGGATCATAATCTTTGATTTTAAAATCCGGAATCTTCCAGTTCTTAAGGCTCAATAAGGGTTTCCTAACTTTGacttaaaatcctgaaatcttTCAGTTCTTAAAGCTCAAAAATGGATCCCTGTCTTTGACTTAAAGATCCGGAATCTTCCAGCTCTTAAAATGCAAAAGGGATTTCTTGAGAAATAGAAATTCTTTAGTATTTACGGCTCAATAAAGATTCCCTATCTTTGACTTAAATATTTGGAATCTTTTAGTCTCTATGTCCTAAAGACAATTCCTTAATTTTGACTCAAAAATCGAAATCCTTATGTTCTTAAGTCCTGAAAACGGAATCTCGTACTCTAACCTGAAAACTCAAATTTAAGTTAAtgacttattattattaagttttGGCTTCTAAATCTAAAATACTTCGATCCTTTAAATCTGAAATTCAATAAAGTATTTTTAGGAGATACCTTTAGAAATTTGACCTCAAGAACTCTAGACttttaaatctttaagaaaCGTAAAAATTTATAAGagttcctgtttttttttaaacgttcAAAATAGTAAACTTTAATGAAAActtaaaatcttcaaattattaaacCTTAATGAAGATTTTTTTGTCCTGTTCGTTAAACCGTTTTATTCCGGACCTTCGATAGTTTTTATGTTTCCGCAGAATCTCATAACAAATTGCAATTGTCAATTAGAAAACCTTGTcagaaaactatttaaaattcaaaaaataaaggaaaaagcCCAaagaaagttcgaaaattggTTTTTACTCATTTTTTCTGAAACAAACctggaaattcaacaaaaaaatctcttaaaattaagagataaaaagaaattgagaaaaaaacaaaacaattttaaaaaataatgaatatttcagtgaagtaaaattttagtgatatattcgttgttttttttgggataacataaaaaaatatattaaacgaaaaagcaaaaaaaggaGAATATTATATTTCTCAGAGGTTCaacaatttaaacaaaaagttttcctagaaggaaaaaaatacatttcctacatgatttttctttttacaattttaaatcctttttcTTTTACGTCTTAAGTTTAATATTTTACCATTTTACTTTTAGATTACTACTACTACTTTTTACACTATTTTCCTCtccttcttatttttttatttaattgttgttttattttaaatcaattcgAATTAGTCTCTTTGTTAATAGCCACTTTATCGAACACTTTGAATTGTAATTAATTGGTTGGAAATTCTCCTCTTATAATTCTCTATATTCTCGCGATTTCTCAGCTATTCTGCccattatttacatttttatttttttaaaagttattcTCCTCAATCTCGTGCATTTTTGCTGtaacttttttcttttaaattaccTCCTTTCAACTTTACTTTTAATCAGTCAATTTATGGATTTATTTTCTTGGctattgataatatttttttggatttcatTTCGCGgcagaataaataaattttccgtagaaattttatttattttttggtgtttaaactaagcaaaaaaaaacctctAAAAGTGCACCTACGcattatgacaaaaaaaaaccctttttccTACAATTCcacattattttccactaaacaATTTCTATTTATGGTAATATtactaagaaaaaattaaaaaaaaatgattcatcttagaattaatttacaattacgcaattatttataaatttaccattttttctttaaatattcaattaattataatgattttttaaagcattgaaagaaaattaaagcTATAGCTGAAGTTTTTTTCCACGTTATTCTTCTATTACTTAATCCTTGTATTTCCTTaatcatttcttttatttttttcattcacaagaaaacaaaaattgttttgtttttgtgaagaaaaacaaaaagaacaaatccgactaaatcctaaaaaaaatcaacagaaaagaaaaatatttctttagagaaaaataaagaaaaaaaagaactagcAATTCGtactaaaagaaaacttttggGAGTGAATCTTTGGTTAGAAGTCCATTCCAATTTGATATTCTTCCAACTTCACACTCTCCAAAAGTCAGCTGTCAAAGAAAAACCTGTCAGTTTCCTTCTGCTGTCAAATCTTTTATCTCTCTTTTTCTCTcctatcaaaaaaaatctttctattGGCTGTGAACCATGttacttcttctttttttctagaaaaattgtgataaagtaaaactattttcaatttataattatttctaACCTCTCTTTCTACTTCCTTGTGATCTTATGTAACCTtacttgttgttttttttctcttgaaaattCTTCTACATAAATGGCAGTCTTGTGAGTTAAAGGAATCCACAAATGCTGTTTGTcgctcaattttttaaaaaaattcccacTCAAAAAAGTTGATCGGACGTCAAATTTTTTGGCGTTTTGTGTAAATTGTCTACCTGTCAAAAAATCTCCTgtcaaaatatctttttttataaGCTTTATTCAGCAATTGATTGGATGCTCTCTAATCTTtgtacaacaacaaaaaaataataaatgaacaaTTTGAGGGATAAAGTAAATAGGAAGATGGCGgcgggaaaattgattttactttcttttttcCCTCTGCAGTGACTTTACGAGAggaattttttcatatttgcaaacaaaaaaaaattgtgtaaatcagagaaacataaaaaataacaaaaatattgtataaactgtgaaaataaatatttttttcatttttttttaaatatttaagtttaaaaaaagagGAGGAATATTGAGTCTTGTCATTTTGACCATTCGTTTAGTTCTAtgctatttttccttttttatgttttttttcttaaaggggCGTGGGGAagtctacaaaatattttaattaaaagattttatacctctatctctctctctctctttcactATAATCTATGTGGAGTGGATAGTTGATTTTCTCATCTACGATATTCCTTTGGATTATTCTTAGTTCATCATTATCTCTTGATTTTCTTTCTATAAttgtttcttttcatttttcttttttagtttttaaagtaATCTGGCAGTATTcgtgggtgttttttttttgagatatcttcttcttcttcattataTATTCATTTGAGGAATATTATATGCACGATTTAAGTTTTATAAGAGTATGTAGAGTAAATAAAAGTTGTGTTCTTTTACCTTGTCTTTCAATTTGGTGTAGTGGCCTTGGCGTTTTCACATTTCGTGAAGTCTATTTGAGCATAGTTGAAGGCGACAGCCGGCACTTGGGTAGCCCCCGCAGGAGCAGCATTGGGGCTGGGACTGGCCGATGAGTCACCGGAAAGGGAATTGTTCTTCGAGCTGGCACTCGATGATGACAGTTCTGTGGCTTCTTGACGTGCCAGTGGTGCCACCTGACTGCCAGCATTTGCACTGCACGGTGGCAGATCGAGACTGGCATAGTGAAGCTCTCGCTCAGACGTCACCGATGGCGGCCTCGATGTAGCATCTGTGACAGAATCCGGCCTTGAGGTGGACTCCGTAAAGGACTGAGGACGCATAAGTGTGGCACTGGAGGGACTCTTGCTGCCGCAGAGTGTACTGGAGGATGACGATGAGCCGCACAGTGTTGAAGCGGAGGAGGAAGACGAAATAGGTGGCACGTGGTCGCTATTTGCAGAATTTGGACGATTGAGACTCAAACTGGAGATCTTCGATGTGATCTTGTCACTATTCACCGAATTTGGCCTCGATGCAACACGCAGAGAGTCAAAAGAAGCATCAGATTCCTTACCGTACCTTCAAAAATCCCCCAAAAGCACAAAAGTTAAGATATAATTCTTCCAAAATCCCCTTTCATCAACTTACCAGAAAGGACGCTTCAGGGAAGATGGATTTGCGCTTCGAGGACTCACAACTTTATCCTCCCTGGATGCCTCCTCCTCAGCTTGAGCAATTGGGATGAATCCCTCAAAGTTATTCAGTGAAATCTGACTGGAATTGTTGCTCAATGGGGTTTTCTTGGGTATCCTCTCAACTGTAGTTGCTGGTCTCATCAAAACATAATCACCAGCAACATCTTCAGCACTATTCCTCAGCGGTGAGACAGATGGAGTGATCTTCCGGACACCAACTGGTGTGCAGTTGACATAGTCCGGAACCTCCATTGACAGTCTTCGGATTTTGGTCTGTTGAGCCACTGAATCCACATACCTATTTTCCAGCATCTCTTCAGCGTGGCACTTTCTCACTCCTACCTTCCCCATGGATTCCTCTGCATCCATGGGAACAGGAGTTGTTGGAGTAGCTACTCCGCTACTACCGTGAGAAACTTCTTCCTCGGCTAGCATTAGAGTGCCACTTGTGCCATCTATTAAGCATTTACGGGGTTCTGTATGCTGGAATGGTTTCATGGGACTGCTAGGGCTGAAGGGGAAGATGGCAGCATTGGAGCCTACCCGGAAAAAAATTCTGTGAGCTTTCTGGCAATTAGGCTTGAGTCTTATATTTAGAATGGCTAAACACTTCCAACCGTGATCGTTACACGATTtatgtcacaattgaggtgtgccttgtacacaggactctgtgccttgtaaagagggataaatattctatatttccacCTAAAAAGTTTTTCGGAACTCGAAATATAAGCtgagtttggaagcaatttatgagtCGGCTTCAAACAGTCTTTACAGTCCTAACGGACTACATCAATGGCAAGCGAGGTTACCGACATCATGGTGTAATTAAAGGTGACGAACAATTGGTCCTTCTCCtttgaaaatagaaaaatggCGGCATGTGATCGCTTTTCTAGTCGGTTGCTCTCAAATTGACAGCACAAAAGGTAAACAAATGGTGTTGGAATGAAAAATAGTGTTAAATTGGTgaataattaagaaattttcgAGTAATATGTGTATTAATTGACTGAAAGTGAGTTTTCTAATGTTCATTGAGACTGCAATTGTCTTTCAAGTgatgaaattttatgttttatccTTGGAAATATCCGAAATATCTGTAATATCAAGGCAGcgttattttgggaaatttcaaagaaaactgGTGATAATCACCCTCAAGATTAAGTGGAAAATCATCTTTATGGAGTCCTCAATGAAGCCCTTTCATTGGATTCGTGAATGTTATGTGCAAAATTGCAAATACAAAATAAGATGCAAATTTAGCTTCCACAGAACACATTTTGTTCCGGATCCGGGACAATAATGATCAGAAGCATCAGCTATCACGATATTATGAGTAggataatatatataataaataatttgtatatattgtaaatatttctaTCAAAGTCACTTggatttacataatttttttgtactGTCCTCTCTTTGTCTTGACAATTTTCTAAGTAAATCGGTGcttagaatgttttttttatattttcagtgATATTTTGGAAAACTTCCAGAGTGACCACAAAGCGACCATCTTCAacgaacaatatttaaaaagcaACCACAAGACGCCATTTTACATACTGTCAAAAATTTTCGTCATGAAGCAGAGGACAAGGAACAAACATACAAGTTTGGGGTAGTTTGAATTACCCCAAATCCACATTATTGTTCGTGAAAGTTCAAGGCGTGAGAGCTGTTACTTGTTACACAGctcagaaaatctcaaaaatatcaaataactCTATATCTcttcaaaattgcttaaaaacaTTACATCGGATAAGATAGATTGGATATTCTTAATGGCTATCCAACAGATATTATATTCAAATAGAGAAATTTCCCGCTAGAGGTCCTAAGCTACTTGGGATTTGCAACCAACTTCATTCCCTTCGAGCTGTCAAATATTACATTAATAAAGAGCACGAGGAGGACGAGTAAAACAGTGTTTCCAATACATTTTTGGTCATTCTGAGccggaataattaaaattctttacaaaattttctaaaaaaaaagaatcttacCTGTTGGCGTAACAATTCCACTATCCTTGGATTCGGACCTATGAGCTGGAGGTTGTGTTGTTGGACCACTTGACAGTGGTAGGAAAGACTGTTGACTTTCACTTTTGCCTGTAAGTGAACTTCTCCCTGTATACAGTGTTTGCTTCCCCTGCTGAATAGCAATGGGCATGGAGGTCATTCTCTGAGTTCCTGCCTCTTTCTTGGTATTCCTCCTTGCCCCTTGGAAGCTCATGTTGATGTATTCGTCAGAAGCCGGCTTCTCTGGGATTGTATTGTTGTTCACTGTTTTGCTGTTCTTTGGCCAGGACATCTCGATGTAGCCTTCAGGTGCACTTGACATTCTTGGCATATCTACATCCATTTTCTCATGAATTCCCTCCACTGGACTCATATTGAGGTAGTCATCGGATGTTGTGGATGTCTTTGGGGATGTGGCGAGCACTGATCCACTGGGAGCTCCTCGTCCCATAACCGGAGACATTTCCACATTGTTGTTGTTCTTGGCCAGAGACCTCAGTGGTACCGTTCGAGGAGACATGTATGACTTCACTGGGGAACTTGAGAGACTGGGACTCTTGGTTACAGCAACAGGTTTCATTTCCACATAACCATCTGTGTTATCTGTTGATGTCCTCGTGAATCCCTCATTGTTAAAATTGCAGGATTCTGAGGATTGGGATGTGGGTACGGGCATTGGCATTGTGGAAGTTGGAGTATCTTCATCGCCCCGCGAGAAGTCAATCTCCATAAAGTCATCCATTAACTCTTGATTTGTTCTTTTGTCCAGCATTGGAGCACTGGAGGACTTCTTTCCACCCTTTCCTGAGCCATTGTTATTGGCTCGATTGGTCTGGACAATGGTGGATTGAGCATGCAAACCACCCTTGTACTGCTCCGAACGTGGAACTTTGGCACGAGAACCGAGAGAGAAGGCACGAGCCCTCAGGCTCGAATTATCTGTATTCAGAAGATCAATCCGAAATTTTCTCTTATTGTGCTCTATTCGGCTACCCACAGAATATGCCCTGATGGGTCGATCTGCTGATGTATTATCCTCCTCATCGGGTGTAAACCTCGCAAAAACCTTTTCCAATGGATAATCCGCAAATCTTGTGTCTGTCGACGGAGTTCCCGATGTAATGCTGGAACTTGATGCAGCTGAACTCATTCCACTCAGTCCCTGATGTCGATGTGATGCATCCATATCCACGTACTGATCATTTTGCGATCCCCCATCGACTCCTTCCTCTGCCAGGCTCGAAGCACGACTGTGCACACCTGAGCTCCCTGTATAAACACCTCGTCCAAAGTCCACACCAGGGGACATTGGAAGGTAACCTGAAGAACCTGTGGGATCCCCTGGGGAACTCCCACACGGACTGTACATCTCGATGTAGCTGCTGCGACCTTCAACTGAACCCACAGGTGGTGCAGGACTACCCTTTCTCTGGCCCTGACTCTGGGTAATTGGCAAAGAAAGGGATGTACCATTCTGACTGATACCCTTCTCTCCAAACCTGTGACTACGATCGTATGTGGTGTGTATCTTTTTGTCACTGTTCCAGTAGTCATCGGAATTCTCTTCCAATATCGCTGATTCCTGGGACATTCCGCTGCAAAGAATATATTATAAATCAGAAATTGGCTCTAGCTACAacaaattcattcattcattcattttccacTGATTATCCGCTTATCACTATCCGGGTGGCGGACCTAAGACACCCGGGTTAGAAGCCCAGTGTTTTCAGGCGACGAGGGTGCAGGGAGTAGAGCTGTTACCTGTTACACACCTCagaaaacttcaaaaatatcaaaagactATATCTcttcaaaattgtttaaaaacatTACATCGGATAAGATAGATTGGATATTCTTAATGGCTATCCAACAGacgttaaatttaaattggagAAATTTCCCGCTAGAGGTCCTAAGCTATTTGTGACTTGCAGCCAATTTCATTCCCTTCGAGCTGTCAAATATTCCATTAATAAGAGCACGAGGAGGACACGAGTAAAACAGTACTTCCAATACATTTTTGGTCATTCTGAGccggaataattaaaattctttacaaaGTTTAACTAGGCAAGAGAAAATTAGGTGGCCAGCGAAAAGACCGCTAAGCTCTTCTTCAGGGAACCCTCTATAATttgtagcacgaatgctacaggTCCCACACTATAACATGCTGTTAAtcactacacacagaaaaatggaaaattcttaaacagaaataccgaggaatttaatttcaaatcccatccgaTGAATGCCAATGcataattctaaatccttgatcatttagttttagttgcaatttgcaaatctgtagacatttttcactttccagctaatgcagaacttaagttcccgatctcttaacttgaaagagctagggattctagcccatttttttggctcagagcttctaaacttaaacgcctcggggattcacgtccaatttaagttcccaggatcttatatattcttaaatttagagtcaaaatttttctgtgtgtgcaAATAAAGGAAACTTACCCCATGTATCGCTGGAAGTGATGGCCATATTCGTCCGGCGTGAGCGATTGCCCAAAGCCGTCAGTCTCATCGATGCTGAGCGAGGATCCGTCGCTCTCGGAGCAGGCCCCAGACGGACTCAGCGGGCATGAGTTGACCGGAGGACTGTTACTGTGCCTGTTGTACATGGAGTGAGGTCGATTGGAGGGAATCGACCTCGGTGGTGGCATCGACGTGTTGTTCTGCTGGCTACTCTCGCTAATGGCGCGATTTCGCGACGGGAGACTGTCACATCGCTCCCTCTTCATGGCTGAACCTTGAGAAAGCACCATGAGAACAAGAAAAGTATTAGACcacaatgtcatttgaggaaaacCCCGacagtgtgaaaaaaaaataagagaaggAGGAATGGGACAAAAGGGATCTCAAAAAAAGCTCAAAGTATATGAAAGGATAAGAGAATGAGACAGAGAGGGAATAAAaccactgcaatttttttttctttaagggAAGGAGGTAGCACATAATTTGAATAATGCCAATGGAATTTCCATGATTTAGTGATAGAATGAAAGTTTATATTGGAAAGAAAGCACTTAATTGAGGTCAATTCACCAAACACACTCTCACACAAAACCAATTTAGCAATAAATCATTTATggaatttttgtataataacATAAACATATATTATTCGCATAACATACCGCAAAAAACGAGAATTTTTTGGTTTGAATTTGTTTTTTGTGTGAACCAAACACCATCCCCCTTCACACAGAGGTTAGTCAATATATTGCCATATTTAATTGATCACAATTGCTCTTGTATAATTTTCTGatcaattattttttagttACATGATTAATAACAAACATTATGTTGCTCGcagacttttttttctatttaagtgAAGCACAATCGATTGAAATAGGTGCCTTTTACTATATTGATATGCAAAATTTGTGTCGATTTATTaagttgaaattgaaattcgaaAGGGGAGTTCCGGATATGGCAACACTAAtcgatgaattttaattttgacagttatGATACAacttattaataatttattgtattcAAATTGGAGATATCATCTGGCAACCCTAATCGATGATTTTCTCCactaacaaattttaaaacaatttatttatttatttgttgtaCATTATGCCATATGACAACTTACAAATCTGTTCGAATTTATTGTATAACAATTTCAGATACCATCTGGCAACACTAATTAATGATATTGTGCTTTGATAGCCTAAAATCGAAAAGTTGTGCGTGCAGCAtaagaaaattcatataaaaACGCATAATACagataattatgaaataatgtaCAAATTGATTAGATAAGATTTCAGCCAAACAATTAATATGGATTTTCTGTGAAAAGTTCCATTGGAACTTTTCACGTTCAATTACTCCTCAACAACTTTCCCGAAAATCCTTTTCTTGGGAGAAGCAATCAGTAATACTTAAAAGAATGTAATTTCTCATTTGCAGAGCTTTCCCTCAAaccaaacaaaaaaacaaaaccaGAAAAACTTTCCTGTAGCATGACAAAAAGCTCACATACTGcaaaaaaaagctctagagTATTTTTGTACGACACTGTCTCAACACAAATCTTATAACGAAGAAGAAAAAACTTAGGAAATGAGAGATTGTTCCTCATTTGAGGATGGGggttgaagaaaaataaaaattaataactcaATTTCTTAAGGGAGAAGACAAAACTTTCAAGTGAACTTTCTCAAGATTGCGCAGGGGGAAAGGTCGCTTAAAAAGCTCCATATGTTTGTGCAGTACAGAGATAATTTTGTTACAATTTTTTCACCATTTACTTCTTATTGGTTATTCTTTGTTTTCCACAGAGACATCCTCGAATGGGGGGATGAAGTAAGGTTCAAAGAGTAGAATTTTATACTCCCTGACctctactgtttttttttattctcatgGCACTTTTCCCCCGGGGAAAAACTCCAGCAAAAGAAGACAGGATGGGAGGCAGTCGCCCTGATAAGGAAGTCGGGAAGAAACTTGAGATGGAAAACGCATGGAATGAAAAAGTTCAATCTAACGAACGCAATaaaatcaggaagaaaaagTTCAAACACTGGAGATCACTGCATTCAAAAAGTAGTAATGAACTTTAGTCATattgaattgataaaaataaatgaacatttgaggttatattgtaCATAACCTAAATCAAATTTCCAGCTGGGAAGATGTTAAAGATATTTCAATagtgaatttctcaaaattgaggttatggCAACTTAAACACTTTATCAAACCATAAGATAATGCTtcgaaatttaataattttgaggttatccCGGAGGAACAAAACAACACTTCAAGTTTCTCAAATAAGAATAACTGATGAATTCAAATTGTACAAATTTgttatgtgaagaaaattttgcatagaggctgaattagaaccatttttctttGGTACTTCTTCAATGGTATCCTTACTGTATTAAATTCCCCAACAAattccattaaataaataaataaataataataaattctctAAACTTATTATTCTTAAATTAAGATTATTGAATTTCATGTAAATGCcgtttattttcgaaaatattgttcatatgTGCGAATTGTAAAGTGCCACTTacagggtaaattaagctaattcaaaacctaccctaaatggaaatttttcgctactccaaatggatacgtcattgtttttttttacttattatttttcttattttcttattattttatatgggaaaggag encodes the following:
- the LOC129806091 gene encoding serine-rich adhesin for platelets isoform X2, with translation MSTSFQNRMSTLVASTAASALSSSSSPMTASTNDPKANAGIVLQGYYRKLKTMKKKYFVLYSDTKERSARLEYYDSEKKFKTNFGHPKRTIVLRTCFNINRRTDTKHKWVVALYTKDDCFCIVFDNEQDLNTWLRNLLAQQRGDDSTGDPPRPNFEHTWSVQVQRKGLAEDKGIIGNYHLCLTEKSLTLVRVGSATTVTGDHRLGSVEFLLTTIRRCGNTQCFFYMEVGRHSAIGAGELWMETQDPFIAENMHQTIISASASCKNREDYMGPVRPRSSSANEASKPISMTMRRQTHVGQKPMNFSPSGVMSTTSNCSTIISTTTPAITRTTYNPQYPSTAPLRPLMAQRRHSVSAAVAASTSCHQRALSLPCAAAVLNAAPSSSSVTASASSKVSGIQPVHQRTRSLPLTEETAIVVPMPRPETRVVNCSCPTDGAPNSLCTHRIPHGATPVGIDGVHMNNNHLPPAGCPGGNCPEMNNNRDHQLILHHHLHHHHQMSTTSMESIVEDQALASEASEEKIVKNLAPRKISTGKFPGASASFSGGSPLLIRRARNSNSTRSSAMKRERCDSLPSRNRAISESSQQNNTSMPPPRSIPSNRPHSMYNRHSNSPPVNSCPLSPSGACSESDGSSLSIDETDGFGQSLTPDEYGHHFQRYMGGMSQESAILEENSDDYWNSDKKIHTTYDRSHRFGEKGISQNGTSLSLPITQSQGQRKGSPAPPVGSVEGRSSYIEMYSPCGSSPGDPTGSSGYLPMSPGVDFGRGVYTGSSGVHSRASSLAEEGVDGGSQNDQYVDMDASHRHQGLSGMSSAASSSSITSGTPSTDTRFADYPLEKVFARFTPDEEDNTSADRPIRAYSVGSRIEHNKRKFRIDLLNTDNSSLRARAFSLGSRAKVPRSEQYKGGLHAQSTIVQTNRANNNGSGKGGKKSSSAPMLDKRTNQELMDDFMEIDFSRGDEDTPTSTMPMPVPTSQSSESCNFNNEGFTRTSTDNTDGYVEMKPVAVTKSPSLSSSPVKSYMSPRTVPLRSLAKNNNNVEMSPVMGRGAPSGSVLATSPKTSTTSDDYLNMSPVEGIHEKMDVDMPRMSSAPEGYIEMSWPKNSKTVNNNTIPEKPASDEYINMSFQGARRNTKKEAGTQRMTSMPIAIQQGKQTLYTGRSSLTGKSESQQSFLPLSSGPTTQPPAHRSESKDSGIVTPTGSNAAIFPFSPSSPMKPFQHTEPRKCLIDGTSGTLMLAEEEVSHGSSGVATPTTPVPMDAEESMGKVGVRKCHAEEMLENRYVDSVAQQTKIRRLSMEVPDYVNCTPVGVRKITPSVSPLRNSAEDVAGDYVLMRPATTVERIPKKTPLSNNSSQISLNNFEGFIPIAQAEEEASREDKVVSPRSANPSSLKRPFWYGKESDASFDSLRVASRPNSVNSDKITSKISSLSLNRPNSANSDHVPPISSSSSASTLCGSSSSSSTLCGSKSPSSATLMRPQSFTESTSRPDSVTDATSRPPSVTSERELHYASLDLPPCSANAGSQVAPLARQEATELSSSSASSKNNSLSGDSSASPSPNAAPAGATQVPAVAFNYAQIDFTKCENAKATTPN
- the LOC129806091 gene encoding serine-rich adhesin for platelets isoform X1 — protein: MSTSFQNRMSTLVASTAASALSSSSSPMTASTNDPKANAGIVLQGYYRKLKTMKKKYFVLYSDTKERSARLEYYDSEKKFKTNFGHPKRTIVLRTCFNINRRTDTKHKWVVALYTKDDCFCIVFDNEQDLNTWLRNLLAQQRGDDSTGDPPRPNFEHTWSVQVQRKGLAEDKGIIGNYHLCLTEKSLTLVRVGSATTVTGDHRLGSVEFLLTTIRRCGNTQCFFYMEVGRHSAIGAGELWMETQDPFIAENMHQTIISASASCKNREDYMGPVRPRSSSANEASKPISMTMRRQTHVGQKPMNFSPSGESPPANASTFSTCSSACTVVQAPNFKSAQQDTFSCHDGGSPDKNPLTCSHEEDMILSQHDAAVAASTSCHQRALSLPCAAAVLNAAPSSSSVTASASSKVSGIQPVHQRTRSLPLTEETAIVVPMPRPETRVVNCSCPTDGAPNSLCTHRIPHGATPVGIDGVHMNNNHLPPAGCPGGNCPEMNNNRDHQLILHHHLHHHHQMSTTSMESIVEDQALASEASEEKIVKNLAPRKISTGKFPGASASFSGGSPLLIRRARNSNSTRSSAMKRERCDSLPSRNRAISESSQQNNTSMPPPRSIPSNRPHSMYNRHSNSPPVNSCPLSPSGACSESDGSSLSIDETDGFGQSLTPDEYGHHFQRYMGGMSQESAILEENSDDYWNSDKKIHTTYDRSHRFGEKGISQNGTSLSLPITQSQGQRKGSPAPPVGSVEGRSSYIEMYSPCGSSPGDPTGSSGYLPMSPGVDFGRGVYTGSSGVHSRASSLAEEGVDGGSQNDQYVDMDASHRHQGLSGMSSAASSSSITSGTPSTDTRFADYPLEKVFARFTPDEEDNTSADRPIRAYSVGSRIEHNKRKFRIDLLNTDNSSLRARAFSLGSRAKVPRSEQYKGGLHAQSTIVQTNRANNNGSGKGGKKSSSAPMLDKRTNQELMDDFMEIDFSRGDEDTPTSTMPMPVPTSQSSESCNFNNEGFTRTSTDNTDGYVEMKPVAVTKSPSLSSSPVKSYMSPRTVPLRSLAKNNNNVEMSPVMGRGAPSGSVLATSPKTSTTSDDYLNMSPVEGIHEKMDVDMPRMSSAPEGYIEMSWPKNSKTVNNNTIPEKPASDEYINMSFQGARRNTKKEAGTQRMTSMPIAIQQGKQTLYTGRSSLTGKSESQQSFLPLSSGPTTQPPAHRSESKDSGIVTPTGSNAAIFPFSPSSPMKPFQHTEPRKCLIDGTSGTLMLAEEEVSHGSSGVATPTTPVPMDAEESMGKVGVRKCHAEEMLENRYVDSVAQQTKIRRLSMEVPDYVNCTPVGVRKITPSVSPLRNSAEDVAGDYVLMRPATTVERIPKKTPLSNNSSQISLNNFEGFIPIAQAEEEASREDKVVSPRSANPSSLKRPFWYGKESDASFDSLRVASRPNSVNSDKITSKISSLSLNRPNSANSDHVPPISSSSSASTLCGSSSSSSTLCGSKSPSSATLMRPQSFTESTSRPDSVTDATSRPPSVTSERELHYASLDLPPCSANAGSQVAPLARQEATELSSSSASSKNNSLSGDSSASPSPNAAPAGATQVPAVAFNYAQIDFTKCENAKATTPN